A stretch of DNA from Pseudonocardia hierapolitana:
ATCTCGAGCGGCTCTTCGGTGGCCGGTGAACGACGTTTCGAGATCGCCGCCCTCCGGCGTCCCGGAGTCCGCCCGCCCCGGCGCTCAGACCGCGAACACCGTCGGCACGATCATCGGCCGGCGACGGTAGGTCTCCCCCACCCACTTGCCCACCACCCGGCGCACGGCCTGGGCGATGCGGTGGGTGTCGGTGATGCCCTCGGACTCGGTGCGGGACAGCTCGTCCTCCACCAGCGGCAGCACGGCGTCGAGCGCCTTCGGGTCGTCGGAGAACCCGCGACCGGACAGCTTGGGCGGGGACACCGCCCGGCCGGTGTTCGCGTCGACCGCCACCGTGATCGAGATGAAGCCGCCCTCGCCGAGCACCAACCGGTCGGCGAGGGTGCTCTCACCGATGTCGCCGACCTCCAGGCCGTCGACGTACACGCGGCCCACCTCGACCCGGCCGGTGATCGACGCGCGGCCGTCCACCAGGTCGACGACGACGCCGTCCTCGGCGAGCACCACCGCGTCCTCCGGCACCCCGGTCTGCACGGCGAGGCGGCCGTTCGAGCGCAGGTGCCGCCACTCGCCGTGCACCGGCATCACGTTGCTCGGGCGCACCGCGTTGTAGAGGAACAGCAGCTCGCCCGCCGGTGAGTGCCCCGACACGTGCACCTTCGCGGTGCCCTGGTGCACCACGGTGGCCCCGAGCCGGGTCAGCCCGTTGATCACACCGAACACGGCCGTCTCGTTGCCCGGGATCAGCGAGCTGGCCAGGATGATCGTGTCCTCCGGCCGGATCCGCACGGAACGGTGGTCGCCGCGGGCCATCCGCGCGAGCGCCGACAGCGGCTCGCCCTGCGAGCCGGTGGAGACGATCACGAGCTCCGCGTCGGGCAGGTCCATCGCCTCGTCGAGGTCCACCAGCAGCCCGTCGGGGACCTGGAGCAGGCCCAGGTCGACCGCCAGACCCATGTTGCGCTCCATCGAGCGGCCGACGAGGCAGACGCGGCGACCGTGCGCCACCGCGGCGTCGAGCACCTGCTGCACGCGGTGCACGTGGCTCGCGAAGCAGGCGACGATGATCCGGGCGTCGGCGCGGTGGAACACCCCGTCGAGCACGGGGCCGATCTCCCGCTCGGAGATCACGAAGCCCGGCACGTCGGCGTTGGTGGAGTCGACGAGGAACAGGTCGACGCCCTCGTCGCCGAGCCGGGAGAAGCCCGCCAGGTCGGTGAGACGACCGTCGAGCGGGAGCTGGTCGAGCTTGATGTCACCGGTGTGCAGCACCAGCCCGGCGGGGGTGCGGATCGCGACGGCGAGCGCGTCCGGGATCGAGTGGTTCACGGCGAAGTACTCGCAGTCGAACGCGCCGTGGTGCAGCCGCTCCCCCTCCTTCACCTCGAGCAGGTGCGGGGTGAGCCGGTGCTCCTTGCACTTGGCCGCCACCAGGGCGAGCGTGAACCGGGACCCGACGATCGTCAGGTCCGGCCGCTGGCGCAGCAGGAACGGCACGGCACCGATGTGGTCCTCGTGTCCGTGGGTGAGCACGAGCGCGTCGATGTCGTCGAGCCGCTCCTCGATGGCGCGGAAGTCCGGCAGGATCAGATCGACGCCCGGCGAGTCCTCGGACGGGAACAGCACGCCGCAGTCCACGACGAGCAGCCGCCCGTCGTATTCGAATACCGTCATGTTGCGGCCGATCTCGCCGATGCCGCCGAGCGCCACCACACGCAGCCCGCCCTCCGGGAGCGGCGGAGGCGGGTTGGACGGCAGCTCCGCGCGGTTGACCTCCTCGGGCGGAGCTTCCGTCGGGCGGCCGCGGTCACGCCGAGGCGGGCGGGAGCGACGGTCGGACCGGGAGCGGTCGGACCGTGCTGGGGGACGACTCAAACTCGTTTCCTCGCAGTACAGGTAGGCGCAGGCCCTCGCCGGCGCAGGTTCAGTGCTGTCCGTTCAGTCCGCGAGCTCCGCTCAGTGGTAGGCCACCTCGGCGCCGAGGTCGGCGGCGGCCCGCGCGCCGAGCGCGCCCTGGCCGTGGTCGTCGACGCGGTGGGTGTCGGTGGCGAGCGCGATGCCTGCGGACTGCAGGTCACTCGCGATCGCCGCCTCCTGCTCCTCGGTGACCGGCGGCAGCGGCAGCCGGGGGTTGCCGACATCGATGCCACGCAGGCGCATCGCCGTCTTGGCGAACAGCACACCGCCGACGCGGCCCATCGCCCGGATCACGGGGATCGTGGCGTAGTGCAGGTTGCGGGCCCGGTCGACGTCCCCGGCCTCGTACGCGTCGAGCAGCTCACGCAGGCGGTTGGCCACCACGTGCCCGATGACGCTGACGAACCCGACCGCGCCGACCGAGAGCCACGGCAGGTTCACGGGGTCGTCGCCCGAGTAGTAGGCGAGCGTGGTGGTGGCGAGCACCTCGGTGCCGACGCGCAGGTCGTTGCGCGCGTCCTTGACCGCCACGATCCGCGGGTGCTCGGACAGCCGCTGCAGCGTCTCCACGTCGATCGGGATCACGCTGCGCGGGGGGATGTCGTAGAGCATCACCGGCAGGTTCGTGGCGTCGGCGACGGCCGTGAAGTGCAGCACGAGCCCGGACTGCGGCGGCCGCGAGTAGTACGGGGTGACCAGCAGCAACCCGTGGGCGCCCGCCTTCTCCGCCTCCCGCGAGAGGTGGATGCTGTGGGCGGTGTCGTAGGTGCCGGCGCCCGCGACCACGGTGG
This window harbors:
- a CDS encoding ribonuclease J; amino-acid sequence: MPSNPPPPLPEGGLRVVALGGIGEIGRNMTVFEYDGRLLVVDCGVLFPSEDSPGVDLILPDFRAIEERLDDIDALVLTHGHEDHIGAVPFLLRQRPDLTIVGSRFTLALVAAKCKEHRLTPHLLEVKEGERLHHGAFDCEYFAVNHSIPDALAVAIRTPAGLVLHTGDIKLDQLPLDGRLTDLAGFSRLGDEGVDLFLVDSTNADVPGFVISEREIGPVLDGVFHRADARIIVACFASHVHRVQQVLDAAVAHGRRVCLVGRSMERNMGLAVDLGLLQVPDGLLVDLDEAMDLPDAELVIVSTGSQGEPLSALARMARGDHRSVRIRPEDTIILASSLIPGNETAVFGVINGLTRLGATVVHQGTAKVHVSGHSPAGELLFLYNAVRPSNVMPVHGEWRHLRSNGRLAVQTGVPEDAVVLAEDGVVVDLVDGRASITGRVEVGRVYVDGLEVGDIGESTLADRLVLGEGGFISITVAVDANTGRAVSPPKLSGRGFSDDPKALDAVLPLVEDELSRTESEGITDTHRIAQAVRRVVGKWVGETYRRRPMIVPTVFAV
- the dapA gene encoding 4-hydroxy-tetrahydrodipicolinate synthase, with amino-acid sequence MSPTALPGRPFGRVLTAMVTPFDAEGRLDLAKAEELATHLVELGNDGLVVNGTTGEGPTTSDEEKSELIRAVVNAVGDRATVVAGAGTYDTAHSIHLSREAEKAGAHGLLLVTPYYSRPPQSGLVLHFTAVADATNLPVMLYDIPPRSVIPIDVETLQRLSEHPRIVAVKDARNDLRVGTEVLATTTLAYYSGDDPVNLPWLSVGAVGFVSVIGHVVANRLRELLDAYEAGDVDRARNLHYATIPVIRAMGRVGGVLFAKTAMRLRGIDVGNPRLPLPPVTEEQEAAIASDLQSAGIALATDTHRVDDHGQGALGARAAADLGAEVAYH